One window of the Triticum dicoccoides isolate Atlit2015 ecotype Zavitan chromosome 3B, WEW_v2.0, whole genome shotgun sequence genome contains the following:
- the LOC119279376 gene encoding uncharacterized protein LOC119279376: MDSSSWSYGYGANGGAAAGNSGFMCGYAASCVVPEGLMQSRKEEERTQIQHHLNQISMQMNMEDEPAPYIIPAGDGAAVGMQQSVLAELDFLPSHHTGGCSFPSSSSTSSSFRSASLSCSPENSSAHALKDKTSILITAREYVKSLKSKVCDLEEKNKALQAQLAECARAAGRVEEDDAEKVEIQITRAAADREDGTTTSEVCTVKIAARPAHGNTMDVVLRTLQCLNDQMGEEDVSLVAMSTSYGDGVNGLTGAFLTMQLKSASGAKWEEEVVREAVAKAVAARTGADRRGDAAGRSRHAE, translated from the exons ATGGATAGCAGCAGCTGGAGCTATGGCTATGGCGCcaacggcggcgccgccgccggtaACAGCGGCTTCATGTGCGGTTACGCCGCCAG CTGCGTCGTCCCTGAAGGGCTGATGCAGAGCAGGAAGGAGGAGGAGCGCACGCAGATTCAGCACCACCTCAACCAG ATCAGCATGCAGATGAACATGGAGGACGAGCCAGCTCCGTACATCATCCCTGCCGGCGACGGGGCCGCCGTCGGCATGCAGCAGTCCGTCCTAGCCGAACTCGATTTCCTCCCCTCACACCACACCGGTGGCTGCAGCTTTCCCTCctcatcctccacctcctcctcgttcCGTTCGGCCTCGCTCTCTTGCAGCCCGGAGAACTCCTCGGCGCACGCCCTC AAAGACAAGACGTCGATACTGATCACCGCGAGGGAGTACGTGAAGTCCCTCAAGTCCAAGGTCTGCGACctcgaggagaagaacaaggcgctCCAGGCGCAGCTGGCCGAGTGTGCCCGCGCCGCCGGCCGGGTCGAAGAAGACGACGCCGAGAAGGTCGAAATCCAAATAACCAGAGCGGCGGCGGATCGGGAAGATGGGACGACAACGAGTGAGGTTTGCACGGTGAAGATAGCAGCGAGGCCGGCGCATGGCAACACGATGGACGTGGTGCTCAGGACGCTGCAGTGCCTCAATGACCAGATGGGGGAAGAGGACGTCAGCCTGGTGGCCATGAGCACCAGCTATGGCGACGGCGTCAACGGCCTCACCGGAGCATTCCTGACGATGCAGCTCAAA TCAGCGTCCGGCGCCAAGTGGGAGGAGGAGGTGGTCAGGGAAGCCGTGGCGAAGGCCGTCGCGGCCCGCACGGGCGCCGACCGCCGTGGCGACGCCGCCGGCCGGTCTCGGCACGCCGAATGA